A section of the Methanocaldococcus sp. FS406-22 genome encodes:
- the cas8a2 gene encoding type I-A CRISPR-associated protein Cas8a2/Csx9 yields MIPIDGFTKDILMHGLSRIIVEDVDEIDNSTLAEIFKNYVDSFKEKLKNAGSSKLSRNDKESYTKTYQKWFNINPPEEYVSLMLDIIEKTINLLEDNKIDAKKSLETINVGKNSVNFGIPYNESYAILPAIIKQVEYYEFLSEFLTPTTGKKSMINLDPIWFSILAVGFLTCFAGYYGGKYYLMLKNDIERYYLAIKCGLEEEKYELLDILEDLEILTDINIQRRFSLEVEEVYELLLSMELAKKKASGRIFPITLYVIELSGNVYLAKNVIELDLRNSLEFMKKYIDRIKNYFMFDTSDAKAPLEELLNLALSELKNPVNEDNENLAYIMVKDLYRAINSGKVEILENTLYLLLRKGHSIMSSKSKSKSKLNLEKIFKNFAKEGNVISILEGML; encoded by the coding sequence ATGATTCCCATAGATGGATTTACAAAAGATATTCTAATGCATGGATTATCTCGAATAATAGTCGAAGATGTTGATGAGATTGATAACTCCACTTTGGCAGAGATTTTTAAAAATTATGTTGATAGTTTCAAAGAAAAACTCAAAAATGCAGGTTCAAGTAAGCTATCAAGAAATGATAAAGAATCTTATACAAAAACTTATCAAAAATGGTTTAACATAAATCCACCAGAGGAATACGTATCTTTAATGCTTGATATTATTGAGAAAACCATAAATCTCTTAGAAGACAATAAAATCGATGCAAAAAAATCTTTAGAAACTATAAATGTGGGAAAAAACTCTGTTAATTTTGGAATTCCATATAATGAAAGCTATGCAATTCTACCAGCAATCATAAAACAAGTGGAATATTATGAATTTCTAAGTGAGTTTTTAACACCAACAACTGGAAAAAAATCGATGATAAACCTTGACCCTATTTGGTTTAGCATATTAGCCGTTGGATTTTTAACATGCTTTGCTGGATACTATGGAGGGAAATATTATTTAATGCTAAAAAATGATATTGAAAGGTATTATTTGGCAATAAAATGTGGCTTGGAAGAGGAAAAATATGAGTTGTTAGACATTTTAGAGGATTTAGAGATATTAACAGATATAAATATTCAAAGAAGATTTTCACTCGAGGTAGAGGAGGTTTATGAGCTATTATTATCAATGGAGCTTGCAAAGAAAAAAGCTTCTGGTAGGATATTTCCTATAACCCTATATGTTATTGAACTTAGTGGTAATGTATATCTTGCAAAAAATGTCATTGAACTTGATTTAAGAAATAGCTTGGAGTTTATGAAAAAATATATTGACAGAATTAAAAACTATTTCATGTTTGATACATCAGATGCAAAAGCTCCTCTTGAAGAACTATTAAATTTGGCATTGAGTGAGCTTAAAAATCCAGTAAATGAAGATAATGAAAATCTTGCATATATCATGGTTAAAGATTTGTATAGAGCAATAAATTCTGGTAAAGTTGAGATTTTAGAAAATACTCTCTATTTATTGCTTAGAAAGGGACATTCTATTATGTCATCAAAAAGTAAAAGCAAATCAAAACTAAACTTAGAAAAAATCTTCAAAAACTTTGCTAAGGAGGGGAATGTCATCTCCATACTGGAGGGAATGTTATGA
- the cas3 gene encoding CRISPR-associated helicase Cas3', producing the protein MIKYYDSILKRLGEIKGFQPKRRPLIERILEDIKNSEKPFFIVKAPTGYGKTTISYTLALYSLYNADRFDKVIHILPMRSIVEDLSMSAKELFDFSRAKMMGVSEEVFHLFPLNFTTIDTFIWDVLKLNTKKFSRIKDRKEFGYDFFTQASILNSMLIFDEAHFILEDDKLKSIFLCVLRFLLENDVPILILTATLSKGYEELFKRYAIPKKYDFRVYELSDENEKSSKFHIFVEDKEFLERERKKDFKISVYDENSVEDYLKYVEEGKRNIIVVNSPKKCIKIYDMALEDGRFENISIIHGKMTYNHRKRIVEKIRKMKNEKEFLIISTQVIEAGVDISSDLMVTEIAPPNSLIQRFGRVARYDEKEGKIVILKSEGKPYSKEKIEKTWKYLKSHIDIHPRIFKTYQEWIDEVHGKRLSDAEAKIGKYKKITNTLIEKLRDFRTRSFEIHEIITEHISKGNAFLRDFLIPVEVENDVVLVSPRELFKLYELEKVEVIRIKKLENNIIEEKLEIKNEDEAFKIAIDIACGEHIIIKLLDGYNKERGLVL; encoded by the coding sequence ATGATTAAATACTATGACTCAATCCTTAAAAGACTTGGAGAAATAAAGGGGTTTCAACCAAAAAGAAGACCATTGATTGAAAGGATTTTAGAGGATATTAAAAACTCTGAAAAGCCTTTCTTTATTGTAAAAGCTCCAACTGGTTATGGAAAAACCACTATAAGTTACACTTTAGCTTTATACTCCCTTTATAATGCAGATAGGTTTGATAAGGTAATACATATCTTACCAATGCGTTCAATAGTTGAAGATTTATCAATGTCTGCAAAAGAACTTTTTGATTTTTCAAGGGCAAAGATGATGGGAGTTAGTGAGGAAGTTTTTCATCTCTTTCCTTTAAACTTTACAACAATCGACACATTTATATGGGATGTTTTAAAGTTAAATACTAAAAAATTTAGCAGAATAAAGGATAGGAAAGAATTTGGGTATGATTTCTTTACTCAGGCATCGATACTAAACTCAATGCTCATCTTTGATGAAGCACATTTTATCTTGGAGGATGACAAGTTAAAGAGCATATTTCTCTGTGTTTTGAGATTTTTACTTGAAAATGATGTTCCTATTTTAATACTAACTGCAACACTTTCAAAGGGTTATGAGGAACTTTTTAAAAGATATGCAATACCAAAAAAGTATGACTTTAGAGTTTATGAGCTATCTGATGAAAATGAAAAATCTTCAAAATTCCACATATTTGTGGAGGATAAAGAATTTTTAGAAAGAGAGAGGAAGAAAGATTTTAAAATCTCCGTATATGATGAAAATTCTGTGGAAGATTATTTAAAATATGTTGAAGAAGGTAAAAGAAATATCATTGTTGTCAATAGTCCAAAGAAATGTATAAAAATCTACGATATGGCTTTAGAAGATGGTAGATTTGAAAATATATCTATAATTCATGGAAAGATGACATACAACCATAGAAAGAGGATTGTTGAAAAAATTAGAAAGATGAAAAATGAAAAAGAGTTTTTAATAATCTCAACTCAAGTTATTGAGGCTGGAGTGGATATTTCATCAGATTTGATGGTAACAGAAATTGCTCCACCAAATTCATTAATTCAGAGGTTTGGTAGAGTAGCAAGATATGATGAAAAAGAAGGAAAAATAGTCATTTTAAAATCAGAAGGAAAGCCATACAGCAAAGAAAAGATTGAAAAAACTTGGAAATATCTTAAAAGTCATATAGATATTCATCCAAGAATCTTTAAAACTTACCAAGAATGGATAGATGAAGTTCATGGAAAAAGATTAAGTGATGCTGAAGCTAAAATTGGGAAGTATAAAAAAATAACAAACACACTAATTGAAAAACTAAGGGATTTCAGAACAAGGAGTTTTGAAATACATGAAATAATCACTGAACATATTTCCAAAGGAAATGCATTTTTAAGAGATTTTTTAATACCTGTCGAAGTTGAAAATGATGTAGTTTTAGTCAGTCCAAGGGAGTTGTTTAAACTCTATGAATTGGAAAAAGTTGAAGTTATTAGAATAAAAAAGCTTGAAAATAATATTATAGAGGAAAAATTAGAAATTAAAAATGAAGATGAAGCATTTAAAATAGCAATAGATATTGCTTGTGGGGAGCATATAATAATTAAACTATTAGATGGATATAACAAAGAAAGGGGGCTTGTATTATGA
- a CDS encoding CRISPR-associated endonuclease Cas3'' has protein sequence MTCYAFFDREGKGLETMEEHIEKGLEVIDFYIKRNYHKKLAKCLGVDNKVGKITLETSYVLHDSAKGLEYYQDKKTFRGHEFYSAYIAYNSIDTITGDEKKDNEIKKTIACAIALHHHTMVNRFKPITSSPKLEMCEEGIEVIQKYSPIDVNIPSEIPSDVIHSITELFKDSDRIFRGVYLILVPLMVADNVSAILNRGNNNENLGVLGREVIEIYNIYKKYLGDNYAIHNNFRI, from the coding sequence ATGACATGCTATGCTTTCTTTGATAGGGAGGGGAAAGGATTAGAGACAATGGAAGAACATATTGAAAAAGGCTTGGAAGTTATAGATTTTTACATTAAAAGGAATTATCATAAAAAACTTGCCAAGTGTTTGGGGGTTGATAATAAAGTGGGAAAAATTACATTGGAAACATCTTATGTGTTGCATGATAGTGCTAAAGGACTAGAATATTATCAAGATAAAAAAACATTTCGTGGGCATGAGTTTTATTCTGCATACATTGCCTATAATTCAATAGATACAATCACAGGAGATGAAAAGAAAGATAATGAGATTAAGAAAACTATAGCTTGTGCAATTGCATTACATCATCATACTATGGTGAATAGATTCAAACCTATAACAAGCTCTCCAAAATTAGAGATGTGTGAAGAGGGTATTGAAGTTATTCAAAAATATTCTCCAATTGATGTTAATATCCCTTCTGAAATTCCAAGTGATGTTATACATAGCATCACAGAACTCTTTAAAGATAGTGATAGGATTTTTAGAGGGGTTTATTTAATTTTAGTTCCTTTAATGGTTGCAGATAACGTCTCGGCAATTTTAAATAGAGGGAATAACAATGAAAATTTGGGAGTTTTGGGTAGAGAGGTTATAGAGATTTACAACATCTATAAAAAATATCTTGGAGATAACTATGCTATACATAATAACTTTAGGATTTGA